Proteins from one Escherichia coli genomic window:
- the flgD gene encoding flagellar hook assembly protein FlgD, giving the protein MSIAVTTTDPTNTGVSTTSSSSLTGSNAADLQSSFLTLLVAQLKNQDPTNPMENNELTSQLAQISTVSGIEKLNTTLGSISGQIDNSQSLQASNLIGHGVMIPGTTVLAGTGSEEGAVTTTTPFGVELQQAADKVTATITDKNGAVVRTIDIGELTAGVHSFTWDGTLTDGSTAPNGSYNVAISASNGGTQLVAQPLQFALVQGVIRGNNGNTLDLGTYGTTTLDEVRQII; this is encoded by the coding sequence ATGTCCATTGCGGTAACCACCACCGATCCGACAAATACCGGCGTCAGCACCACCAGTAGTAGTTCGCTCACGGGCAGCAACGCCGCAGATTTACAAAGCAGTTTTCTGACTTTGTTGGTGGCGCAGCTGAAAAACCAGGACCCGACCAATCCAATGGAAAACAACGAGCTGACGTCGCAATTGGCTCAAATCAGCACGGTCAGCGGGATTGAAAAACTCAATACCACGCTCGGATCTATTTCCGGACAGATTGATAACAGCCAGTCGTTACAGGCCAGTAACCTGATCGGTCACGGCGTGATGATCCCAGGCACCACTGTTCTTGCGGGAACCGGCAGTGAAGAAGGGGCTGTGACCACGACCACACCGTTTGGTGTTGAGTTGCAGCAGGCGGCAGACAAAGTTACGGCCACCATCACCGATAAAAACGGCGCGGTTGTCCGTACCATTGATATCGGTGAACTGACTGCCGGAGTCCACAGTTTCACCTGGGACGGTACGTTGACTGACGGCAGCACTGCGCCGAACGGTTCTTACAATGTAGCGATTAGCGCCAGTAACGGTGGTACACAACTGGTTGCCCAGCCGCTGCAGTTTGCTCTGGTGCAGGGGGTGATCCGCGGCAACAACGGTAATACGCTGGATCTCGGCACTTACGGCACCACCACCCTCGACGAAGTACGGCAGATAATTTAA
- the flgM gene encoding flagellar biosynthesis anti-sigma factor FlgM produces MSIDRTSPLKPVSTVQPRETTDAPVTNTRAAKTTAATSTSVTLSDAQAKLMQPGSSDINLERVEALKLAIRNGELKMDTGKIADALINEAQQDLQSN; encoded by the coding sequence ATGAGTATTGACCGCACTTCACCTCTGAAGCCCGTAAGCACCGTTCAACCGCGTGAAACCACTGACGCGCCGGTAACGAATACCCGGGCGGCAAAAACAACCGCCGCCACCAGCACCAGTGTGACGTTAAGCGACGCGCAAGCAAAACTAATGCAACCCGGCAGCAGTGATATCAATCTTGAACGTGTCGAAGCGTTAAAACTGGCGATTCGTAACGGTGAACTAAAAATGGACACCGGCAAAATTGCCGATGCGCTAATCAACGAAGCGCAGCAAGACTTGCAGAGTAACTGA
- the rimJ gene encoding ribosomal protein S5-alanine N-acetyltransferase yields MFGYRSNVPKVRLTTDRLVVRLVHDRDAWRLADYYAENRHFLKPWEPVRDESHCYPSGWQARLGMINEFHKQGSAFYFGLFDPDEKEIIGVANFSNVVRGSFHACYLGYSIGQKWQGKGLMFEALTAAIRYMQRTQHIHRIMANYMPHNKRSGDLLARLGFEKEGYAKNYLLIDGQWRDHVLTALTTPDWTPGR; encoded by the coding sequence ATGTTTGGCTATCGCAGTAACGTGCCAAAAGTGCGCTTAACCACTGACCGACTGGTCGTGCGTCTGGTGCATGATCGTGATGCCTGGCGTCTTGCGGATTATTACGCAGAGAATCGCCATTTCCTCAAGCCCTGGGAGCCAGTGCGCGACGAAAGCCACTGTTATCCATCAGGCTGGCAGGCCAGGCTAGGGATGATTAACGAATTTCATAAACAAGGTTCAGCTTTCTACTTTGGCTTATTCGACCCGGACGAAAAAGAGATTATTGGCGTTGCCAATTTTTCCAATGTTGTTCGCGGCTCTTTTCATGCCTGCTATCTCGGTTATTCGATTGGGCAAAAATGGCAGGGCAAAGGACTCATGTTTGAAGCCCTGACCGCAGCCATTCGTTATATGCAGCGCACCCAACATATTCATCGCATTATGGCCAACTATATGCCGCACAATAAACGCAGCGGTGATTTACTGGCGCGATTGGGTTTTGAAAAAGAAGGCTATGCGAAAAACTATCTGTTGATTGATGGACAATGGCGCGATCATGTTCTGACGGCATTAACCACCCCAGACTGGACGCCTGGCCGCTAA
- the murJ gene encoding murein biosynthesis integral membrane protein MurJ, translating to MNLLKSLAAVSSMTMFSRVLGFARDAIVARIFGAGMATDAFFVAFKLPNLLRRIFAEGAFSQAFVPILAEYKSKQGEDATRVFVSYVSGLLTLALAVVTVAGMLAAPWVIMVTAPGFADTADKFALTTQLLQITFPYILLISLASLVGAILNTWNRFSIPAFAPTLLNISMIGFALFAAPYFNPPVLALAWAVTVGGILQLVYQLPHLKKIGMLVLPRINFHDAGAMRVVKQMGPAILGVSVSQISLIINTIFASFLASGSVSWMYYADRLMEFPSGVLGVALGTILLPSLSKSFASGNHDEYNRLMDWGLRLCFLLALPSAVALGILSGPLTVSLFQYGKFTAFDALMTQRALIAYSVGLIGLIVVKVLAPGFYSRQDIKTPVKIAIVTLILTQLMNLAFIGPLKHAGLSLSIGLAACLNASLLYWQLRKQKIFTPQPGWMPFLLRLVVAVLVMSGVLLGMLHIMPEWSLGTMPWRLLRLMAVVLAGIAAYFAALAVLGFKVKEFARRTV from the coding sequence ATGAATTTATTAAAATCGCTGGCCGCCGTCAGCTCGATGACCATGTTTTCGCGTGTGCTTGGCTTCGCACGTGACGCAATTGTCGCCAGAATCTTTGGCGCAGGGATGGCAACCGACGCCTTTTTCGTCGCTTTTAAACTTCCTAACTTGTTGCGCCGTATTTTTGCCGAAGGGGCATTTTCCCAGGCATTTGTACCGATTCTGGCGGAATATAAAAGCAAGCAGGGTGAAGACGCCACGCGGGTCTTTGTCTCGTATGTTTCTGGCCTGCTGACACTCGCGCTGGCGGTTGTGACGGTCGCCGGGATGCTCGCCGCGCCGTGGGTGATCATGGTGACCGCGCCGGGTTTTGCTGACACGGCCGACAAATTTGCCCTGACTACCCAGTTATTACAGATTACCTTTCCTTATATCTTGCTGATTTCCCTGGCGTCGCTGGTGGGTGCGATTCTGAATACCTGGAACCGCTTCTCGATTCCGGCATTTGCTCCAACGCTGCTTAACATCAGCATGATTGGCTTCGCGCTGTTTGCCGCACCGTACTTTAATCCTCCGGTGCTGGCGCTGGCATGGGCTGTTACGGTCGGCGGCATCCTACAGCTGGTGTATCAGCTACCGCATTTGAAGAAGATCGGCATGCTGGTTTTGCCACGCATTAACTTCCACGATGCCGGGGCAATGCGCGTGGTGAAACAGATGGGACCAGCGATCCTTGGCGTCTCTGTGAGCCAGATCTCTTTAATCATCAACACCATTTTTGCCTCGTTTCTTGCTTCCGGTTCGGTGTCGTGGATGTATTACGCCGACCGCCTAATGGAGTTTCCGTCCGGTGTACTGGGCGTGGCGCTTGGCACCATTTTGCTGCCGTCGCTGTCGAAAAGTTTTGCCAGTGGCAATCATGATGAATACAACCGTTTGATGGACTGGGGGCTGCGTCTTTGTTTCCTGTTGGCGCTGCCGAGTGCGGTTGCGTTGGGCATTCTTTCAGGTCCGTTAACCGTTTCGCTGTTCCAGTACGGTAAATTTACCGCCTTTGATGCGCTGATGACCCAGCGGGCGTTAATTGCCTACTCGGTGGGTTTGATTGGCCTGATTGTAGTGAAAGTGTTGGCTCCTGGCTTTTATTCCCGCCAGGACATTAAAACGCCAGTGAAAATTGCCATCGTTACGCTGATTTTAACGCAATTGATGAACCTGGCGTTTATCGGCCCGTTGAAACATGCCGGGCTGTCCCTTTCTATTGGTCTGGCGGCGTGTCTGAATGCTTCTCTGCTTTACTGGCAGTTGCGTAAGCAGAAAATCTTTACCCCGCAACCCGGCTGGATGCCGTTTCTGTTGCGTCTGGTGGTGGCGGTACTGGTGATGTCTGGCGTGCTTTTAGGTATGTTACATATTATGCCTGAGTGGTCACTGGGTACTATGCCCTGGCGTTTACTGCGTTTAATGGCGGTCGTGCTGGCGGGAATTGCCGCGTACTTCGCTGCACTGGCGGTGTTGGGCTTCAAAGTTAAAGAGTTTGCCCGTCGGACGGTATAA
- the flgB gene encoding flagellar basal body rod protein FlgB → MLDKLDAALRFQQEALNLRAQRQEVLAANIANADTPGYQARDIDFASELKKVMQRGRDATSVVALTMTSTQHIPAQALTPPTAELQYRIPDQPSLDGNTVDMDRERTQFADNSLQYQMSLSALSGQIKGMMNVLQSGN, encoded by the coding sequence ATGCTCGATAAGCTCGACGCCGCCTTACGTTTTCAACAAGAGGCGCTCAATCTGCGCGCCCAGCGTCAGGAAGTGCTGGCAGCAAACATCGCCAATGCCGATACCCCTGGTTATCAGGCTCGCGATATCGATTTTGCCAGTGAACTTAAAAAAGTCATGCAACGTGGACGGGATGCAACAAGCGTGGTTGCACTGACGATGACCTCAACGCAACACATTCCGGCGCAGGCGCTGACGCCTCCTACCGCAGAACTGCAATACCGTATTCCGGACCAGCCCTCGCTGGATGGTAATACCGTCGATATGGATCGCGAACGCACCCAGTTTGCCGATAACAGCCTGCAATACCAGATGAGCCTTAGCGCGTTGAGCGGGCAAATCAAAGGCATGATGAACGTTTTACAGAGCGGAAATTAA
- the flgN gene encoding flagella biosynthesis chaperone FlgN produces the protein MTRLAEILDQMSAVLNDLKTVMDQEQQHLSMGQINGSQLQWITEQKSSLLATLDYLEQLRRKEPNAENSVDISQRWQEITVQTQQLRQMNQHNGWLLEGQIERNQQALEMLKPHQEPTLYGANGQTSIPHRGSKKISI, from the coding sequence ATGACGCGTCTTGCAGAGATCCTCGACCAGATGTCCGCAGTGCTTAACGATCTCAAAACGGTAATGGATCAAGAGCAGCAACATCTCTCAATGGGGCAGATCAACGGCAGCCAGTTGCAATGGATTACAGAACAAAAAAGCTCACTGCTGGCGACGTTGGATTACCTCGAACAGTTACGCAGAAAAGAACCCAATGCAGAAAATAGCGTTGATATTAGTCAACGTTGGCAGGAAATTACGGTGCAAACTCAGCAACTACGTCAAATGAATCAACATAATGGCTGGTTACTGGAAGGACAGATTGAGCGCAATCAACAGGCGCTGGAAATGTTAAAACCGCATCAGGAACCGACGCTGTACGGGGCGAACGGTCAGACATCAATACCCCATCGCGGCAGTAAAAAGATTTCGATCTGA
- the flgG gene encoding flagellar basal-body rod protein FlgG, whose protein sequence is MISSLWIAKTGLDAQQTNMDVIANNLANVSTNGFKRQRAVFEDLLYQTIRQPGAQSSEQTTLPSGLQIGTGVRPVATERLHSQGNLSQTNNSKDVAIKGQGFFQVMLPDGSSAYTRDGSFQVDQNGQLVTAGGFQVQPAITIPANALSITIGRDGVVSVTQQGQAAPVQVGQLNLTTFMNDTGLESIGENLYTETQSSGAPNESTPGLNGAGLLYQGYVETSNVNVAEELVNMIQVQRAYEINSKAVSTTDQMLQKLTQL, encoded by the coding sequence ATGATCAGTTCATTATGGATCGCCAAAACGGGCCTTGACGCCCAGCAAACCAATATGGACGTCATTGCCAACAACCTGGCAAACGTCAGTACCAACGGTTTTAAGCGCCAGCGGGCCGTTTTTGAAGATCTGCTTTACCAAACCATCCGCCAGCCGGGGGCACAGTCTTCCGAACAAACCACCTTGCCATCCGGGTTGCAAATCGGCACGGGGGTACGTCCGGTCGCCACTGAACGCTTACACAGCCAGGGCAACCTGTCGCAGACCAACAACAGTAAAGACGTCGCGATTAAAGGGCAGGGCTTTTTCCAGGTGATGTTGCCAGATGGGTCATCAGCCTATACCCGTGACGGCTCTTTCCAGGTGGATCAGAACGGGCAGCTGGTGACGGCTGGTGGTTTTCAGGTGCAGCCAGCGATCACCATTCCGGCGAATGCGTTAAGTATCACCATCGGTCGTGATGGCGTGGTCAGCGTAACCCAACAAGGCCAGGCAGCTCCGGTTCAAGTTGGGCAGCTCAATCTCACCACCTTTATGAATGATACCGGACTGGAGAGCATTGGCGAAAACCTCTACACCGAAACGCAATCCTCCGGTGCACCGAACGAAAGCACGCCGGGCCTGAACGGCGCGGGACTGCTTTATCAAGGGTATGTTGAAACGTCTAACGTCAACGTGGCGGAAGAACTGGTCAATATGATTCAGGTGCAACGCGCCTACGAAATCAACAGTAAAGCGGTATCCACCACCGATCAGATGCTGCAAAAACTGACGCAACTCTAA
- the flgF gene encoding flagellar basal-body rod protein FlgF: MDHAIYTAMGAASQTLNQQAVTASNLANASTPGFRAQLNALRAVPVEGLSLPTRTLVTASTPGADMTPGKMDYTSRPLDVALQQDGWLAVQTADGSEGYTRNGSIQVDPTGQLTIQGHPVIGEAGPIAVPEGAEITVAADGTISALNPGDPANTVAPVGRLKLVKATGSEVQRGDDGIFRLSAESQATRGLVLQADPTLRVMSGVLEGSNVNAVAAMSDMIASARRFEMQMKVISSVDDNAGRANQLLSMS, encoded by the coding sequence ATGGATCACGCAATTTATACCGCGATGGGGGCAGCCAGCCAGACGCTGAATCAACAGGCGGTGACCGCCAGTAATCTGGCCAATGCCTCTACGCCCGGTTTTCGCGCACAGTTAAACGCCTTGCGTGCAGTACCGGTGGAAGGGCTTTCACTACCCACGCGCACGCTGGTTACGGCGTCAACACCGGGTGCTGACATGACGCCCGGTAAGATGGATTACACCTCACGCCCGCTGGACGTCGCGTTGCAGCAGGACGGCTGGCTGGCCGTGCAGACCGCTGACGGCAGCGAAGGATATACGCGTAATGGCAGCATTCAGGTTGATCCCACCGGGCAACTGACAATTCAGGGACATCCGGTGATCGGCGAGGCGGGGCCAATTGCTGTGCCGGAAGGGGCGGAAATCACTGTTGCTGCCGATGGCACAATCTCGGCGCTGAATCCGGGCGATCCGGCAAATACGGTTGCACCAGTGGGGCGTCTGAAGCTGGTGAAAGCCACGGGCAGCGAAGTGCAGCGCGGTGACGACGGCATTTTTCGTTTAAGCGCAGAAAGCCAGGCTACGCGTGGGCTGGTACTGCAGGCAGATCCAACCTTACGTGTGATGTCGGGGGTTCTGGAAGGCAGTAACGTCAATGCCGTTGCGGCAATGAGCGACATGATTGCCAGCGCGCGGCGTTTTGAAATGCAGATGAAGGTGATCAGCAGCGTCGATGATAACGCAGGCCGTGCCAACCAACTGCTGTCGATGAGTTAA
- the flgA gene encoding flagellar basal body P-ring formation chaperone FlgA, translating into MLAIKRSVAIIAILFSPLSAASNLTSQLQTFFSAQLAGVSDEVRVSIRTAPNLLPPCEQPLLSMSNNSRLWGNVNVLARCGNDKRYLQVNVQATGNYVVAAMPIVRGGKLEAGNVKLKRGRLDTLPPRTVLDINQLIDAVSLRDLSPEQPIQLTQLRQAWRVKAGQRVNVIASGDGFSANAEGQALNNAAVAQNARVRMVSGQVVSGVVDADGNILINL; encoded by the coding sequence ATGCTGGCAATAAAACGTAGCGTGGCGATCATCGCGATACTATTCAGTCCGTTAAGTGCGGCGAGCAATCTCACATCGCAATTGCAAACCTTTTTTAGCGCCCAGCTCGCGGGGGTAAGTGATGAGGTTCGTGTTTCTATTCGTACAGCGCCCAATCTACTGCCGCCGTGCGAGCAGCCATTGCTTTCGATGAGCAATAATTCCCGCCTGTGGGGCAATGTGAATGTGCTGGCACGCTGCGGTAACGACAAACGATATTTGCAAGTCAATGTACAGGCCACAGGAAATTATGTGGTTGCCGCGATGCCCATTGTGCGGGGAGGAAAGCTGGAAGCTGGCAATGTAAAACTGAAACGCGGACGACTGGACACCTTGCCGCCGCGTACTGTGTTGGATATCAATCAACTTATTGATGCCGTTAGCCTGCGCGATCTATCACCCGAACAACCTATCCAATTAACCCAGTTGCGCCAGGCCTGGCGTGTAAAAGCGGGACAACGCGTCAACGTGATCGCCAGTGGTGATGGGTTTAGCGCCAACGCTGAAGGTCAGGCGCTGAACAATGCTGCCGTCGCACAGAATGCGCGGGTGCGCATGGTATCGGGACAGGTGGTCAGCGGCGTTGTCGATGCAGATGGGAATATTCTTATAAACCTGTAA
- the yceH gene encoding YceH family protein produces the protein MKYQLTALEARVIGCLLEKQVTTPEQYPLSVNGVVTACNQKTNREPVMNLSESEVQEQLDNLVKRHYLRTVSGFGNRVTKYEQRFCNSEFGDLKLSAAEVALITTLLLRGAQTPGELRSRAARMYEFSDMAEVESTLEQLANREDGPFVVRLAREPGKRESRYMHLFSGEVEDQPAVTDTSNAVDGDLQARVEALEIEVAELKQRLDSLLAHLGD, from the coding sequence ATGAAATATCAACTTACTGCTCTGGAAGCCCGCGTGATTGGCTGCTTGCTGGAAAAACAGGTGACTACGCCGGAGCAATACCCGCTATCAGTAAATGGTGTAGTAACGGCCTGTAATCAGAAAACGAACCGTGAACCGGTCATGAATCTGAGTGAATCTGAAGTGCAGGAACAGCTGGATAATCTGGTCAAACGTCATTATCTACGCACGGTGAGCGGTTTTGGTAATCGGGTCACCAAATATGAGCAACGTTTTTGTAATTCTGAATTTGGCGATCTGAAACTGAGCGCCGCAGAAGTGGCGTTAATCACCACGTTGTTATTGCGTGGTGCCCAGACGCCGGGTGAACTGCGCAGCCGCGCCGCGCGAATGTATGAATTCAGCGATATGGCGGAAGTGGAGTCGACGCTGGAACAACTGGCGAATCGCGAAGATGGTCCTTTTGTGGTGCGTCTGGCCCGCGAACCGGGTAAACGCGAAAGCCGCTACATGCATCTTTTCAGTGGTGAGGTTGAAGATCAGCCGGCGGTAACGGATACGTCGAACGCTGTTGACGGTGATTTACAGGCCCGCGTCGAAGCTCTGGAAATCGAAGTGGCAGAACTGAAACAGCGTCTTGATTCGTTGCTGGCCCATCTGGGAGATTAA
- the flgE gene encoding flagellar hook protein FlgE yields MAFSQAVSGLNAAATNLDVIGNNIANSATYGFKSGTASFADMFAGSKVGLGVKVAGITQDFTDGTTTNTGRGLDVAISQNGFFRLVDSNGSVFYSRNGQFKLDENRNLVNLQGLQLTGYPATGTPPTIQEGANPTNISIPNTLMAAKTTTTASMQINLNSSDPLPSVNAFDASNADSYNKKGSVTVFDSQGNAHDMSVYFVKTGDNNWQVYTQDSSDPNSIAKTATTLVFNANGVLTSDPTANISTGAINGADPATFSLSFLNSMQQNTGANNIVATTQNGYKPGDLVSYQINDDGTVVGNYSNEQTQLLGQIVLANFANNEGLASEGDNVWSATQSSGVALLGTAGTGNFGTLTNGALEASNVDLSKELVNMIVAQRNYQSNAQTIKTQDQILNTLVNLR; encoded by the coding sequence ATGGCCTTTTCTCAAGCGGTTAGCGGATTAAACGCTGCCGCCACCAACCTCGATGTTATTGGCAACAATATCGCCAACTCCGCCACCTACGGCTTTAAATCAGGCACGGCCTCTTTTGCCGATATGTTTGCCGGTTCGAAAGTGGGACTGGGGGTAAAAGTTGCCGGTATCACTCAGGACTTTACCGATGGCACGACCACCAACACCGGGCGAGGTCTGGACGTTGCTATCAGCCAGAACGGTTTTTTCCGTCTGGTAGACAGCAACGGTTCGGTGTTCTACAGCCGTAACGGACAATTTAAGCTGGATGAAAACCGTAACCTGGTGAATTTGCAAGGTTTACAGCTGACGGGTTACCCGGCAACCGGTACGCCGCCGACTATTCAGGAAGGGGCGAATCCGACCAATATTTCGATCCCGAATACCCTGATGGCAGCGAAAACTACCACCACGGCTTCGATGCAGATCAACCTGAATTCCAGTGATCCGCTTCCCTCTGTTAACGCATTTGATGCCAGCAATGCGGATAGCTATAACAAAAAAGGTTCGGTGACTGTTTTCGATAGTCAGGGTAATGCTCATGACATGAGCGTCTACTTTGTGAAGACCGGGGATAATAACTGGCAGGTCTACACCCAGGATAGTAGTGATCCAAACAGCATTGCGAAGACAGCGACAACACTGGTGTTTAATGCCAATGGCGTTCTGACCTCAGATCCAACAGCGAATATTTCCACCGGCGCAATTAACGGCGCAGATCCCGCCACGTTTAGCCTGAGTTTCCTCAACTCCATGCAGCAAAATACCGGTGCTAACAACATTGTGGCAACCACCCAGAACGGCTATAAACCGGGCGATCTGGTGAGTTATCAAATCAATGATGACGGTACGGTTGTCGGCAACTATTCCAACGAACAAACCCAACTGCTGGGGCAGATTGTACTGGCGAACTTTGCCAACAACGAAGGTCTGGCATCCGAAGGCGACAACGTCTGGTCTGCGACGCAATCTTCTGGCGTGGCGCTGTTGGGGACAGCCGGGACGGGCAACTTTGGCACCCTGACCAACGGTGCGCTGGAAGCGTCCAATGTCGATCTCAGCAAAGAACTGGTCAATATGATCGTTGCCCAGCGTAACTATCAGTCTAACGCCCAGACCATCAAAACCCAGGACCAGATCCTCAACACGCTGGTTAACTTACGCTAA
- the yceM gene encoding Gfo/Idh/MocA family protein codes for MKKLRIGVVGLGGIAQKAWLPVLAAASDWTLQGAWSPTRAKALPICESWRIPYADSLSSLAACCDAVFVHSSTASHFDVVSALLNAGVHVCVDKPLAENLRDAERLVELAARKKLTLMVGFNRRFAPLYVELKTQLATAASLRMDKHRSNSVGPHDLYFTLLDDYLHVVDTALWLSGGKASLDGGTLLTNDAGEMLFAEHHFSAGPLQITTCMHRRAGSQRETVQAVTDGALIDITDMREWREERGQGVVHKPIPGWQSTLEQRGFVGCARHFIDCVQNQTVPQTAGEQAILAQRIVDKIWRDAMSE; via the coding sequence GTGAAAAAATTACGTATCGGCGTAGTGGGGTTAGGCGGCATCGCGCAAAAGGCGTGGTTACCGGTGCTGGCGGCAGCGTCTGACTGGACGTTACAAGGTGCGTGGTCGCCAACGCGCGCGAAAGCCCTGCCAATTTGTGAAAGCTGGCGCATTCCTTATGCCGATTCGTTATCCAGCCTTGCTGCCTGTTGTGACGCTGTTTTTGTGCATTCCAGCACCGCCAGCCACTTTGACGTGGTCAGTGCGTTACTCAATGCGGGAGTACATGTCTGTGTCGATAAACCGCTGGCAGAAAATCTGCGCGATGCTGAACGGCTGGTTGAACTGGCGGCGCGGAAAAAACTGACGTTGATGGTCGGTTTTAACCGTCGCTTCGCACCACTCTACGTTGAGTTAAAAACACAACTCGCCACCGCCGCCTCGCTAAGAATGGATAAACATCGTAGTAATAGCGTCGGGCCACACGACCTTTATTTCACGTTGCTGGATGATTATCTGCATGTGGTGGATACCGCGCTGTGGTTGTCGGGCGGTAAAGCCTCTCTGGATGGCGGTACGCTACTGACTAATGACGCTGGCGAAATGCTGTTTGCCGAGCACCATTTTTCGGCCGGTCCTTTGCAGATCACCACCTGTATGCATCGCCGTGCCGGAAGTCAGCGTGAAACCGTGCAGGCCGTGACTGACGGTGCGCTCATCGACATTACGGATATGCGCGAATGGCGTGAGGAGCGCGGGCAGGGCGTGGTGCATAAACCTATTCCAGGTTGGCAGAGTACTCTTGAGCAACGTGGATTTGTTGGCTGTGCCCGTCACTTCATTGATTGCGTGCAAAATCAGACAGTTCCACAAACTGCCGGAGAACAGGCAATACTGGCGCAACGCATCGTTGACAAGATCTGGCGCGATGCGATGAGTGAATAA
- the flgC gene encoding flagellar basal body rod protein FlgC: MALLNIFDIAGSALTAQSQRLNVAASNLANADSVTGPDGQPYRAKQVVFQVNAAPGAATGGVKVADVIESQAPDKLVYEPGNPLADAKGYVKMPNVDVVGEMVNTMSASRSYQANVEVLNTVKSMMLKTLTLGQ, translated from the coding sequence ATGGCATTGCTGAATATTTTTGATATCGCCGGGTCGGCGTTAACTGCTCAGTCCCAGCGCCTGAACGTGGCGGCCAGTAATCTGGCGAATGCTGATAGCGTGACCGGTCCCGATGGACAGCCATATCGGGCAAAACAGGTGGTATTTCAGGTTAACGCTGCTCCAGGTGCTGCGACAGGCGGCGTAAAGGTGGCTGATGTTATAGAAAGTCAGGCCCCGGACAAACTGGTTTATGAACCGGGTAATCCGCTGGCGGATGCAAAGGGCTACGTGAAAATGCCAAACGTTGATGTCGTCGGGGAGATGGTTAACACCATGTCGGCGTCACGCAGCTATCAGGCCAATGTTGAAGTGCTCAACACGGTGAAAAGCATGATGCTGAAAACCCTTACGCTCGGTCAATAA